The Acidobacteriota bacterium nucleotide sequence TCTCGGGGGCTTGTATGGTGATTATTGATATTTTTCCGTATCTCCTCAAGCTGTTCATCGTTAAAACCAACCTGTTTCAGTGGTTCTCTAAAATACTCATCGAAACACTCCGCTCCTAATTTTTCGTGGTTCTCTCCTCTCTCTAAAGACCGTTGATAAAACTTACCGATATCATGAAGAAAGGCGGAGATCAAAATTACATCTCGCTCGGTTATTTCCTTCCTAACTTCATCCATTATTCCTCTCCCTCAATTTGTAAGCGATAATTGCCAAATCCGAGGCTTGCCCCTTCTCCGAGGTTAATAAACTCCCCTATCCTAAGAAAGGGGAGAAATGGAGAAATATCTCCTCGAAACCGGATTTTCCCCTTAAGCCCTTTAAATGGGGTAGAGTTAGGATATCTCGGAGGAAGTTCTTGAAAAACAAGAAGATCTCCCTCCGTAATTATATCTTCAGTTAAAGTAAGGAGTTCTTTCGCTTCTTTAATTTCTCCTCCGCCACAATAGAAGTCCATAAGCTGTTTAATACGATATAAAAGCTCCCGCACCATTTGACGAAGAGTCAATTCCCGCGCTCGCCTTCCCTGGTAGCGTAACAAAAGTGGGGAGAGAAACGAGAGGACCACCCCCTCTATTTTATTGTTCGGCAATTCGCGAAAATCTTTTAGGGAAAAAATGGAAAAATCGGTGGAGAGGGTATCGGCTTCCCTCTCATAAAGGATTTCCCCCCCTTTAAGTGAAATAACCTCTAAGATCTCGAACCTACCCTTTCGTTCGCAAATCCCTGCTTCTGCGAGATGAAGAACGCTACGAAAAAGGTGAGGAAATTTCTCCATCCACTCTCCTATGAGGGTTAAGGTAAAATTAATTTCCTCCCCAAGATCGGGCTGAAGAGCTGAAGAAGGTGTATTGATCACAAGTGGTGGAGGAAAGGAGGGAATACCAAAAGCCCTAGAATAAAAACAAGTTCCAAGAAGTAAACACCGCTCACATCGCCACTTCGGCTTGGGGCAAAAAAGCTCCTTTACCGCTCCTTTCAGACCCCGATAAATAGTAGCAGAAGGAAACGGACCAAGATCAACATCCTCTTTAAATCTCAGCTTAAATACAAACGAAGCAAAGCGGAAAAAAGACACCGATAAAATCCCTACGAGATAAAATCTATAGCGATAAGTCTCAGCTTTTCCGGATTAAACCTTATGGTCAGCTCCTCCTTCGATGCAGGAAGAGAAAACACGAATTTCCTCACCTCAGAAAAAAGCCTCTGGAATTTATTAGTCCTTTTATATTCTCGCAAAAGCCGTCGTAAAATCCTTACCCTTCGTTTCGTCCACCGGATCGTAAAGAGTTTCTTTCTCATCTCCTCCCATTCTTCGCTAAGCGCTTCATCACCAGGAAATTGTTTAAGATATTCATCAACCTCGATGGCGAGTATATCTTTAATCCTTTTCACCTCTCTTGGAAGCTCGCTCGGAATAAGCCTTTTTGCCTCGAGCTCTGCTCTCCGATAGATCGCCTCTATATCCTCACGGACTTTTTGATCTACCTCATATACCTTATCGAAAAAGTTGGGAATAACCCTTAGCTCTTCAGGAGAACAGGAGATATAACTCAGAATTTCGCTCTTCAATTTTATGAATCGCTCCTTCGCAAGATCATAAAGATACCAGAGGTGATGCGTTTCGGTTTCAGTTCGATACTGGTAGTAAAAGAATATACCCCTCACTCCACGCCTAAGCCCGCTATGAATGCCATTAGGAAGCTCCGCGATCCCTTCTGGCGGGTGCTCCTTCAAATACTCCCGAAGGGGTTGATAAAAGCTTTCCCCA carries:
- a CDS encoding HD domain-containing protein, producing MDEVRKEITERDVILISAFLHDIGKFYQRSLERGENHEKLGAECFDEYFREPLKQVGFNDEQLEEIRKNINNHHTSPR
- the cas6 gene encoding CRISPR system precrRNA processing endoribonuclease RAMP protein Cas6, which gives rise to MEKFPHLFRSVLHLAEAGICERKGRFEILEVISLKGGEILYEREADTLSTDFSIFSLKDFRELPNNKIEGVVLSFLSPLLLRYQGRRARELTLRQMVRELLYRIKQLMDFYCGGGEIKEAKELLTLTEDIITEGDLLVFQELPPRYPNSTPFKGLKGKIRFRGDISPFLPFLRIGEFINLGEGASLGFGNYRLQIEGEE